From Paenibacillus graminis, a single genomic window includes:
- a CDS encoding tyrosine-type recombinase/integrase: MKFVQPIRDPKKLDAMKNYLYFKNIRDFIMFLVGINTGFRISDILPLTVRDVKGTHITITEKKTRKVKSVLIRKSLRKALDAYIKDKSDFEYLFPSRKRKRGKTYPITPNMAYKIIRSAAKKLDLEEIGTHSMRKTFGYRLYLETKDIALLMDHFNHSEEKVTLRYVGLLQDTLDDALEDFEL; this comes from the coding sequence ATGAAGTTTGTACAACCAATACGAGATCCTAAAAAGCTTGATGCGATGAAGAATTACTTATATTTTAAAAATATTCGTGACTTCATTATGTTCTTAGTTGGAATCAACACAGGATTTCGTATTTCAGACATTCTTCCCCTTACGGTGCGCGATGTTAAGGGGACGCACATAACGATCACTGAAAAGAAGACCAGAAAGGTAAAGAGTGTACTTATTCGCAAATCGCTTCGTAAGGCTCTGGATGCTTACATCAAAGACAAATCAGACTTCGAATATTTGTTTCCTAGCAGAAAACGTAAAAGAGGGAAAACATATCCCATCACACCAAACATGGCATACAAGATTATTAGAAGTGCAGCTAAAAAACTTGATCTTGAAGAGATCGGCACTCACTCCATGAGAAAGACATTTGGTTATAGATTGTACCTCGAAACGAAGGATATAGCGTTACTAATGGATCACTTCAATCATTCGGAGGAAAAGGTGACTTTGAGGTATGTTGGCCTACTACAGGACACTCTAGACGATGCTTTGGAGGACTTCGAACTCTAA
- a CDS encoding terminase large subunit domain-containing protein yields the protein MSLALDLDPFEGWSPHAKQIEVMESQVRNNVLNCGRRGGKTNVGARKFFDNILDDMERGKGLPYNPPKNLKKMKKPKPKLEYWCVSPTYAMSEIQQEELSDVLPEDLIESWDLSKNRVWLKGWVLIQFKSADNPKSLVGKGLDGVWLDEASKMKAETWTGYLSYALADKGGWSVWTTTPEGINWFAEDIVLRGQWIDAGLEEEQYQNDPEWRNFYWTSLDNPIPELQRNIQRMIETYPERYVEREIRAKFNVFHGQIYDEFKRGTHVVDMRCLDESIHLYEISYPDGSTKDITFSRFIGGMDHGWNDPAVLLAIGCVGEDYYIVEEAYAQHVNVLVVGNDGVLEDCLVKRYKEMDNRYHFDEIWADPSEPEYISTYKKYDLPVKEANNTIAPGIREVSTLYKVKSGTGRPNIYVNRECKNEIKETENYKWKEKAGQHTEEPEDKNNHTQDSKRYAIYNDREGGSGFAFG from the coding sequence ATGTCACTCGCCCTTGATTTAGATCCCTTCGAAGGCTGGTCTCCTCACGCCAAACAAATAGAGGTTATGGAAAGTCAAGTCCGAAATAATGTATTAAACTGCGGACGACGCGGGGGCAAGACCAATGTTGGAGCAAGAAAGTTTTTCGATAACATCCTGGACGATATGGAGCGCGGCAAAGGTCTTCCTTACAATCCACCAAAGAACCTCAAGAAAATGAAGAAGCCCAAACCCAAGCTCGAATACTGGTGCGTATCTCCAACCTATGCAATGTCAGAAATTCAGCAAGAAGAACTGTCTGATGTGTTACCTGAAGACCTGATTGAATCGTGGGACCTATCCAAGAACCGAGTCTGGTTAAAAGGATGGGTCCTTATTCAGTTCAAGTCAGCCGATAACCCCAAGTCTCTTGTTGGTAAGGGGCTTGACGGCGTATGGCTAGATGAAGCCAGCAAGATGAAGGCTGAAACATGGACAGGTTATCTATCCTATGCGCTGGCGGATAAAGGTGGGTGGAGCGTCTGGACAACCACGCCTGAAGGAATAAACTGGTTCGCAGAAGACATTGTGTTAAGAGGTCAATGGATTGACGCTGGTTTGGAGGAAGAACAGTATCAGAATGACCCGGAGTGGCGCAATTTCTACTGGACTTCATTAGATAATCCCATACCAGAGTTGCAGCGAAATATTCAGCGGATGATAGAAACCTACCCAGAACGATATGTTGAACGTGAAATCCGGGCTAAGTTTAACGTATTCCATGGACAGATCTATGACGAATTCAAGCGTGGCACTCATGTTGTGGATATGCGCTGCCTGGATGAAAGCATTCACCTATATGAGATATCCTATCCAGACGGGAGCACAAAGGATATTACCTTTAGTCGTTTCATAGGCGGCATGGATCATGGATGGAACGATCCGGCTGTACTGCTTGCCATTGGCTGCGTAGGTGAGGATTATTACATTGTCGAAGAGGCCTATGCACAACATGTCAATGTACTCGTGGTAGGCAATGACGGAGTATTAGAAGACTGCCTTGTTAAGCGCTATAAGGAAATGGACAATAGATATCACTTTGATGAAATATGGGCTGACCCTTCTGAACCGGAATACATTAGTACGTACAAGAAATATGATTTGCCGGTGAAAGAGGCTAACAATACTATAGCTCCAGGTATCCGGGAGGTATCCACTCTGTACAAGGTGAAGTCTGGTACAGGCCGTCCAAACATCTATGTAAACCGAGAGTGCAAGAACGAAATCAAGGAAACGGAGAATTACAAATGGAAGGAGAAGGCTGGACAACACACCGAGGAGCCAGAGGATAAAAATAACCATACTCAGGACTCTAAAAGATATGCGATTTATAATGATCGTGAAGGTGGTAGCGGAT
- the terS gene encoding phage terminase small subunit, with protein MTREKSPDREKALKIWLKSGRQKKLSEIAAELGLNPSMVRKWKSVDKWDEIPETGRQRGAPKGNRNAKGNKGGPGGPKGNSKAVTHGFFRKFMPQNSEYLEIMDAVENMDPVDMIWYNITTQFRAIVWAQRIMFVNDQGEMIKELKKQKFEIHNNGTKKEPDLVQMVAEEEHEFQFAWDRYATYLKAQSAAMSELRSAIKQFKAIAPEEDERRIKLEGMQAQIEKTRLQIEELKNGDNDKPTEINVKRWSNVTRP; from the coding sequence TTGACGAGAGAAAAAAGTCCAGATCGGGAAAAGGCACTGAAGATCTGGCTGAAGAGTGGACGGCAGAAGAAATTGAGCGAAATCGCGGCAGAACTCGGTCTCAATCCTTCGATGGTACGAAAGTGGAAAAGCGTTGATAAGTGGGACGAGATACCAGAAACGGGAAGGCAGCGCGGAGCACCGAAGGGTAATAGGAATGCAAAAGGAAATAAGGGTGGCCCGGGCGGTCCTAAAGGAAACAGTAAGGCCGTAACGCATGGATTCTTCCGCAAGTTCATGCCGCAAAATTCCGAGTACCTTGAAATCATGGATGCTGTTGAAAATATGGACCCTGTAGACATGATTTGGTACAACATCACCACTCAGTTCAGAGCTATCGTGTGGGCGCAGCGGATTATGTTTGTAAATGACCAGGGAGAAATGATCAAGGAACTGAAAAAACAGAAATTCGAGATTCATAATAACGGCACGAAGAAAGAGCCGGATCTTGTGCAAATGGTGGCCGAAGAAGAACATGAATTCCAGTTTGCATGGGATCGTTACGCGACATATTTAAAGGCTCAGTCTGCAGCTATGTCTGAACTCCGGAGCGCGATCAAGCAGTTTAAGGCTATTGCTCCAGAAGAAGATGAGCGCCGTATCAAGCTGGAAGGTATGCAAGCACAGATCGAGAAGACGAGGCTGCAAATAGAAGAGTTAAAGAATGGAGATAACGATAAACCAACTGAGATCAATGTGAAGAGGTGGTCGAATGTCACTCGCCCTTGA